In Rhinatrema bivittatum chromosome 11, aRhiBiv1.1, whole genome shotgun sequence, a single window of DNA contains:
- the TRIM63 gene encoding E3 ubiquitin-protein ligase TRIM63: protein MDYQSSIIGDTNPMDNLEKQLICPICLEMFTKPVVILPCQHNLCRKCANDVFQAGNPYWQTRTSSIAGGRFRCPSCRHEVILDRHGVYGLQRNLLVENIIDIYKQDYSSRPLKKGNHPMCKEHEDEKINIYCMTCATPTCSMCKVFGAHKDCEVAPLQNVYQGQKTELSGCISMLVAGNDRLQTIISQLEESSKAIEENSREKKEVLQTMFEALSEVLVEKKNELFLRISKEQEDKTRFVQTLIQQYKEQLETSSKLVEKAIQAMDETGTAAFLLNAKQLIKTILDASKGCQLEKTEPGFENMDYFTLNVDYIIAALKTIDFGTGEEEEEEEEEGGNEEDDDSGEEESPEGRSEGQL, encoded by the exons ATGGATTACCAGTCAAGCATTATCGGGGACACAAACCCAATGGACAATTTGGAGAAACAACTGATTTGCCCCATCTGCCTGGAAATGTTTACCAAACCAGTGGTGATTCTTCCATGTCAACACAACCTGTGTAGGAAGTGTGCCAACGACGTCTTCCAG GCTGGTAACCCATACTGGCAGACCAGAACCAGCTCCATCGCAGGTGGGCGCTTCCGTTGTCCATCGTGTCGTCACGAAGTAATTCTTGACCGTCATGGTGTATACGGACTCCAGAGGAACCTTCTAGTTGAAAACATCATTGACATCTATAAACAGGATTACTCAAG TAGACCTCTGAAGAAAGGAAACCACCCAATGTGCAAGGAGCACGAAGATGAAAAGATTAACATCTATTGTATGACTTGTGCGACCCCCACGTGTTCTATGTGCAAAGTATTTGGGGCTCACAAGGACTGCGAAGTTGCCCCACTTCAGAATGTCTATCAGGGGCAGAAG ACAGAGCTGAGTGGTTGCATTTCCATGCTGGTGGCCGGGAATGACAGACTTCAGACTATCATTAGCCAGCTGGAGGAGTCCTCTAAAGCCATTGAG GAGAACAGCCGGGAAAAGAAGGAGGTGTTGCAAACGATGTTTGAAGCACTCTCTGAAGTCCTGGTGGAGAAGAAAAACGAGCTATTCCTGAGAATCAGCAAGGAGCAGGAAGACAAGACGAGATTTGTCCAGACCTTGATACAGCAGTACAAGGAACAGTTAGAAACATCTTCCAAGCTGGTGGAGAAGGCCATTCAGGCCATGGATGAGACTGGGACAGCTGCTTTCCTCCTG AATGCAAAACAACTAATTAAAAC GATCCTGGATGCCTCAAAAGGCTGCCAGCTGGAGAAGACTGAGCCAGGCTTTGAGAACATGgattacttcactttgaatgtcgACTACATCATTGCAGCTCTGAAAACCATAGATTTTGGAACAG gagaggaggaagaagaagaggaagaggagggaggaaacGAAGAGGATGATGATTCGGGAGAAGAGGAGTCTCCAGAAGGGAGGTCGGAGG GGCAGCTGTAA